In Saccharomyces eubayanus strain FM1318 chromosome XV, whole genome shotgun sequence, a single window of DNA contains:
- the NOP8 gene encoding Nop8p → MMSSVIQKRIFVGNIFHDADDCYSELLNRFSKFGDYQDAEFEKHNHFAFIDMKFNDEAAFHKLKKSFNNVKFKGNILKIDEAKPSWESSWAVQHAKDLEENIVQTIKMKKKNWEHYKKMENVAKSWKDHKEVISGRMREVPRKRAQSRNITFRINVDGSLKVYKCYKTKLWGYERNKELNDLVYKFTNNFWKNGYDHIVDRLDYSHAAKTIRFSNGLKQLTVSQSENAGSGTTDSDENVSEEEKEKNNDILNGLLKGFDFDKPMPLNDSEDELIVQDEAGEEYVSEREDSVLEEVPEEATEENVSEEKDAVIEEDIAEEEDAVVEDSPEQIVNEEDDVIMEEVPEKKEEQDDDGEEDHEFIPTFSKEVGQGTISNTETLRTLFNPNEAEPVSEFKLIEDSDNDIDHAKDIDVQQQEVEARNSHALEFDSTMAQTSKDKDTKNFLFFPHLQSPFLVGQTQLSKVRASENEKILSTWDEEFWANRGNWTRDMRRKMKDAQKHRKRKQSKNGVLL, encoded by the coding sequence ATGATGAGTAGTGTAATccagaaaagaatttttgtaGGAAACATTTTCCATGATGCGGATGACTGTTATTCAGAACTATTAAATAGATTTAGCAAGTTTGGTGACTACCAAGATGCGGAATTTGAAAAGCACAATCACTTTGCATTTATTGACATGAAATTTAATGATGAGGCAGCATTTCAcaagctgaaaaaaagtttcaataATGTTAAGTTTAAAGGGAACATATTGAAGATTGATGAAGCAAAGCCGAGTTGGGAATCTAGTTGGGCGGTACAACATGCGAAGGACCTCGAGGAGAATATTGTGCAAACCatcaagatgaaaaaaaagaattggGAGCATTACAAAAAGATGGAGAATGTGGCGAAGAGCTGGAAAGATCATAAGGAGGTTATTTCAGGAAGAATGAGAGAGGTTCCCAGGAAAAGAGCTCAGTCGAGAAACATTACCTTCAGAATTAATGTGGACGGATCGTTGAAAGTTTATAAATGttacaaaacaaaattatgGGGTTATGagagaaacaaagaattaaaTGACCTGGTGTATAAATTTACTAATAATTTCTGGAAAAACGGGTATGATCATATTGTAGATAGGTTAGACTATAGTCATGCAGCCAAGACTATTCGATTCAGTAATGGGCTGAAACAGTTGACCGTATCACAGAGTGAGAACGCTGGAAGCGGAACTACGGACAGCGATGAGAATGtttcagaagaagagaaggagAAAAACAATGACATTCTAAATGGCCTATTAAAGGGCTTTGATTTCGATAAGCCGATGCCATTGAATGACTCCGAGGATGAGCTGATTGTACAAGATGAAGCAGGGGAAGAATATGTTTCAGAGAGGGAGGATTCCGTACTGGAAGAAGTACCAGAAGAAGCCACAGAGGAAAATGTTTCAGAAGAGAAGGATGCTGTaatagaagaagacattGCAGAAGAGGAGGACGCAGTAGTGGAAGATAGTCCGGAGCAAATTGTgaacgaagaagatgacgtTATAATGGAAGAAGTTccagagaagaaagaagaacaggaTGACGATGGGGAGGAGGATCATGAATTCATTCCAACTTTCAGCAAGGAAGTTGGTCAAGGCACAATAAGCAACACAGAGACATTAAGAACCTTGTTCAACCCCAACGAGGCAGAACCAGTGTCAGAATTTAAATTAATTGAAGATTCGGACAACGATATTGATCATGCAAAGGATATTGATGTCCAGCAACAAGAAGTAGAAGCAAGAAACTCACACGCTTTGGAATTTGATTCCACCATGGCCCAAACATCCAAGGATAAAGATACCAAGAACTTCTTATTTTTCCCTCATTTGCAATCGCCATTTTTGGTGGGGCAAACACAGTTGAGTAAAGTGAGAGCTAGTGAGAACGAAAAGATTCTGTCGACCTGGGACGAAGAGTTTTGGGCCAACAGAGGTAACTGGACGCGTGACATGAGACGCAAAATGAAAGATGCACAGAAGCATCGCAAGAGAAAACAATCCAAAAACGGGGTTCTTTTATAA
- the PPM2 gene encoding tRNA methyltransferase PPM2 translates to MRTSHRYRTSSTAMKDQKPEKQKIKNVKQERRKKYADLAIQGTNNSSIASKRSVELLYLPKLTSANNFQMNKDKELLEYFKFFVPKKIKRSPCINRGYWLRLFAIRSRLNSIMEQLPQNKKVVIINLGCGYDPLPFQLLDTSNVHSQRYHDRVSFLDVDYSDLLKIKIELIKSIPELAKIIGLTEDDNYIDTTNSDVLTTSNYHARPCDLNDSAMFSALLNECQLNDSNIIKVFIAEVSLAYMKPDRSDSIIDACSKMENSHFVILEQLIPKGPFEPFSKQMLAHFKRNDSPLQSVLTYNTIDSQVERFNRLGFPYVNVGDMFQLWESADEMTKKELLEVEPFDELEEFHLFCHHYVLCHATNNRKFTFTQEFEFDRPISETGLVVDRKYQLLEYECPIDRRFGDAAICGNDIFYVGGSNPYRVNEILQLSISHDKMNVQIIEPRSNELPIARMCHTLTSFCGGSQLLLVGGRKXPHQGLSDNWIFDTKTNEWLMVQKLQHTRFRHSACNLSDDSVLIFGGATDGPAMLRYDVTEQAFQDITPKNTFFENSLVSAGLAFNPVSKQGVILGGGFKDQTTVSDKAVVYKYDAENATEPITVVKEIQHPLLQRYGSKIKYLSSEKLLIVGGTSPSRLFDHTNSIITLDLQNETVKSIPIPIHIWEDHSLMLSGFNLVSVAEDIVHIIGGGATCYGFGSVTNVGLKLVENGN, encoded by the coding sequence ATGAGAACATCACACAGATACCGCACTAGCTCTACTGCAATGAAAGATCAGAAACCTGAGAAGCAGAAGATTAAGAATgttaaacaagaaagacGCAAAAAGTACGCAGATTTGGCTATCCAAGGTACAAATAACTCCTCGATTGCTTCCAAAAGATCTGTAGAATTATTGTATTTACCTAAATTAACTTCAGccaataattttcaaatgaaCAAGGATAAAGAATTGCTGGAATACTTTAAGTTTTTTgttccaaagaaaatcaaaagatcACCTTGTATCAACAGGGGCTACTGGTTAAGATTATTTGCGATTAGATCAAGATTAAATTCCATCATGGAACAATTAccacaaaataaaaaagtagtCATAATTAACCTCGGGTGTGGGTACGATCCATTACCATTTCAGCTACTAGACACTAGTAACGTTCACAGTCAGCGGTATCATGACcgtgtttcttttttagaTGTTGATTATTCTGATTTACTGAAAATTAAAATTGAGCTAATCAAGTCGATACCTGAACTTGCTAAGATCATTGGTCTTACCGAGGATGATAACTATATTGATACTACGAATTCGGATGTTCTAACCACATCCAACTATCATGCCAGGCCGTGTGATTTGAACGATTCGGCAATGTTTAGCGCATTACTAAATGAATGTCAATTGAACGACTCGAATATCATTAAAGTGTTTATCGCTGAAGTTTCACTGGCATACATGAAACCGGACCGTTCGGATAGTATCATTGATGCATGTTCTAAGATGGAAAATAGTCATTTTGTTATTCTCGAGCAACTAATTCCAAAGGGGCCATTTGAACCATTTTCTAAGCAAATGCTGGCGCATTTCAAGAGAAACGATTCTCCCTTACAATCTGTATTGACCTATAATACTATTGACTCGCAAGTTGAAAGATTCAATAGGCTAGGTTTTCCCTACGTTAATGTGGGAGATATGTTTCAACTGTGGGAAAGTGCAGATGAAATGACCAAAAAGGAACTTTTAGAAGTAGAACCGTTTGACGAACTAGAAGAGTTTCATTTGTTTTGCCATCATTACGTCTTATGCCATGCTACAAACAATAGAAAGTTTACTTTTACTCAAgagtttgaatttgacaGACCAATCTCCGAGACTGGGTTAGTTGTAGATCGAAAATATCAGCTCCTAGAATATGAATGCCCCATCGATAGGAGATTTGGCGATGCAGCTATTTGTGGAAATGATATATTTTATGTGGGAGGCAGTAACCCATACAGGGTAAACGAAATATTGCAATTAAGTATCTCTCACGATAAAATGAATGTGCAAATTATTGAACCTAGAAGCAATGAACTTCCCATAGCAAGAATGTGTCATACTTTGACATCCTTTTGCGGTGGTAGCCAGCTACTACTCGTTGGTGGTAGAAAGKCCCCTCATCAAGGCCTTTCTGATAACTGGATATTTGATACAAAGACAAATGAATGGTTAATGGTTCAGAAGCTACAACATACAAGATTTAGACATAGTGCATGCAACTTATCTGATGATAGTGTCCTGATCTTTGGTGGTGCTACAGACGGACCGGCTATGCTACGCTACGATGTCACTGAACAAGCCTTTCAAGACATAACACCAAAAAACACGTTCTTCGAAAACTCGCTAGTATCAGCAGGGTTGGCGTTTAATCCTGTATCCAAACAAGGTGTCATATTGGGTGGTGGATTCAAGGATCAGACGACTGTTTCGGACAAAGCAGttgtatataaatacgATGCAGAAAATGCCACAGAGCCAATTACTGTAGTTAAAGAGATTCAGCACCCATTACTACAACGCTATGGctccaaaatcaaatatcTTTCTTCAGAAAAGCTGCTGATAGTGGGCGGAACGAGTCCTTCAAGACTATTTGACCACACTAACTCCATAATCACCCTTGATCTTCAGAATGAGACGGTAAAGTCCATTCCTATCCCAATACACATTTGGGAGGATCATTCCTTAATGCTTAGCGGGTTTAACTTAGTCTCCGTAGCAGAAGACATTGTTCACATTATAGGAGGTGGTGCCACCTGCTACGGGTTTGGTTCAGTAACTAACGTGGGTCTCAAGCTTGTAGAAAATGGCAATTGA
- the RIB4 gene encoding lumazine synthase RIB4 produces MAVKGLGKPDQVYDGSKIRVGIIHARWNSVIIDALVKGAIERMASLGVNEKNIIVETVPGSYELPWGTKRFVDRQAKLGEPLDVVIPIGVLIKGSTMHFEYISDSTTHALMNLQEKVDMPVIFGLLTCMTEEQALARAGIDASHSMHNHGEDWGAAAVEMAVKFGKNAF; encoded by the coding sequence ATGGCAGTTAAAGGATTAGGCAAACCAGATCAAGTTTATGACGGTTCTAAAATTAGAGTTGGGATCATCCACGCCCGGTGGAACAGTGTCATTATTGACGCCCTTGTGAAAGGTGCCATTGAAAGAATGGCCTCCCTGGGTGTCAATGAGAAGAACATAATAGTGGAGACAGTTCCCGGGTCCTACGAATTGCCCTGGGGAACTAAGAGGTTTGTCGACAGACAAGCCAAGCTAGGTGAGCCATTGGACGTTGTTATCCCTATCGGTGTGCTTATCAAAGGTAGTACCATGCACTTTGAGTACATTTCAGATTCTACGACTCATGCATTAATGAACCTGCAAGAAAAAGTCGACATGCCCGTCATTTTCGGCCTTTTGACTTGTATGACCGAAGAACAAGCTCTGGCCAGAGCTGGCATCGATGCCTCCCACTCCATGCATAACCATGGTGAAGACTGGGGTGCTGCTGCCGTGGAAATGGCGGTTAAGTTTGGTAAGAATGCCTTTTAA
- the RRP40 gene encoding exosome non-catalytic core subunit RRP40, producing the protein MSTFIFPGDALPVDPTVPIKLGPGIYCDPNSQEVRPVNTGILHVSTKGKSGAQAVYVDYSSKRYVPSVNDFVIGTITGTFSDSYKVLLQNFSSSVSLSYMAFPNASKKNRPTLQVGDLVYARVCTAEKELEAEIECVDSATGRDAGFGLLEDGMIIDVNLNFARQLLFNNDFPLLKVLAAHTKFEIAIGLNGKIWVKCDELSNTLACYRTILECCQKNDVATFKDIAKRQFEEVLNVKEE; encoded by the coding sequence ATGTCCACTTTCATATTCCCCGGCGATGCCTTGCCTGTAGATCCCACTGTACCCATCAAACTGGGTCCCGGCATATATTGTGACCCCAATAGTCAAGAGGTACGACCCGTGAATACAGGTATCTTGCATGTTTCTACGAAGGGCAAGAGTGGTGCGCAGGCTGTATATGTAGACTACTCCAGCAAAAGATACGTTCCCTCGGTAAACGATTTTGTAATCGGCACGATCACTGGCACGTTCTCAGACAGTTATAAAGTTTTGCTACAAAACTTCTCCTCTAGTGTCTCGTTATCATATATGGCTTTCCCTAATGCctcgaagaagaacagaCCTACTTTACAAGTGGGAGACTTAGTATATGCAAGGGTCTGCACGGCAGAAAAGGAACTAGAAGCTGAAATTGAATGCGTGGATTCAGCTACCGGTCGCGATGCTGGGTTCGGGTTATTAGAGGACGGTATGATTATAGAcgtgaatttgaatttcgCACGCCAGTTGCTTTTCAACAATGATTTCCCCTTATTGAAAGTGTTAGCCGCTCACACCAAGTTCGAAATTGCCATTGGACTCAATGGGAAGATCTGGGTAAAGTGCGACGAATTATCTAATACCTTAGCCTGTTATAGGACGATTTTGGAATGTTGTCAAAAGAACGATGTTGCAACTTTCAAAGATATAGCAAAGAGacaatttgaagaagtgCTTAACGTCAAGGAAGAATAG